The window GAAACACATTCTTCATTCACGTGGCACTAGTGCCAACACTAAGGACTACTGGAGAACAAAAGACTAAACCTATTCAACACAGTGTTCAAGAGTTACGAAGAATAGGAATACAACCTGATATGATTGTTGCCAGATGTGAGAAGCCGTTGAGTGATGAAGCTCGGAGAAAAATAGCCCTCTACGGTAATGTCCCTGAAGAATATGTCATATCTAATCATGATGTGGAAACAATATACGAAGTCCCCTTAATATTGTATAGGCAACGAGTTCCGTTACTTATAGCCCAAAGACTTGAACTACTGTATAGAGAACCGGATATATCGTTATGGTTAGACTTTGTGGAAAAACTTAAGAAAGCTGATATAAAATTACGTATAGCAATGATGGGTAAATATACTAAGTTACAAGATAGCTATATAAGTATAATTGAAGCTATTAAGCATTCTTCTGCACATTTAGGCATAAAACCAGTATTTCATTGGATAGAATCTTCAGAACTTGAAAACCATGACAATTATAGTGTGGAAGAACTTATAGGAAAAGTGGATTGTGCAGTAATACTTCCAGGATTTGGTAAAAGAGGTAGTATGGGTAAGATCAAGGCCATAAAATATTTAAGAGAAAATAACATACCAACATTAGGTATATGCTTTGGTTTCCAGTTAATGGTAGTTGAATTCGCTAGAAACATACTTAATCTACATGATGCTGATAGTAGCGAGCTTAATCCATTAACTCCTCACCCTGTCATAGATCTGTTACCTATGCAACGTAATATAGATTTTCTAGGAGGAACTATGCGTTTGGGTTCTAAGCCTATTAGGCTTATAAAAGGGACGAAAGTTTTTGAAGCCTACGGAAGAGATATTGTAGTAGAGAGACATAGACATAGATATGGTGTCAACAATAAGTACGTTGAATTGCTTGAAAAGAATGGATTCATAATTAGTGGCATAAGTAGTGATGAGGAGATCATAGAGTTTATGGAGCTGAAGAATCATAATTTCTTTATAGGTACTCAGGCTCATCCTGAATTTCGAAGCAAACCTCTAGAGCCATCACCTATCTACATGTATTTCTTGAAAACGACATTATCAAATAAAGAGCGTTAATTTAAGTTAATAATTATAATTAATTTAATCTTGATCAAATAATGTAACCTTAATTTTTTAGTTTAAGTAAAACTTTTGTGTCCCCCTAACTACATTAGCGGGTGGGCATAAAGAGTTTCATAAGGATGATGAAGCTTACAAGGAGTGAAAAATGAACGTAGAACCCGCGACTGAAGGTAATGGCATAACTTATAGTAAAATTCTAAAAGAAATTAAAATAGAGAACATAAATAGAGATGTAAATGAACTCGCTAGAAAATATGGTTATTTGCCTTACATTGTGCAGAGATATATAGATATGATTGGTTTTGAAGAAACAATAGAATTGCTTGATACTTTCGAAAATTATGAATATAGGCCAGCAATTCTGTGTAACATATTGAGAACTAAATGCGACATACTAATTGAAAGACTGAAAATGTTAGGCTATTCTATAACTACAATCAATTGGTGTAGCAACGGTTTTCTAGTAACAAAAGATATTAAAAAACCTTCGTTGGGTTCGCTCCATGAATATCTAAAGGGTTTTTACTATGTCTATAGAGATCAAGCATCATTAATACCGCCTCTAGTACTACACCCTAAACCAGGTTCTAAAACTTTAGATATGTGTGCTGCACCAGGAGGCAAGAGTATACATATGCTGATTTTGATGAAAGATAAAGGGTTGCTTGTAGCAAATGATGTATCAAAACATAGAATTAGATCTCTAATAGCAAACATGTTTAGAATGGGATTTAAATCGTATATGATTACACTAGAGAATGGAATTCGAATTCCTAAAAAGATTGAGAGGGATTTCGATTATGTGCTTCTTG is drawn from Ignisphaera sp. and contains these coding sequences:
- a CDS encoding CTP synthase produces the protein MTKYIFITGGVLSGVGKGVTSASIAMLLQSMGYNVTAIKIDPYINVDAGTMNPYAHGEVFVTDDGGETDLDIGHYERFLGKNLSKKNNITTGQVYLSVITKERKGVYLGSTVQIIPHITNEIKNSIMEVTREQAADIALVEIGGTVGDIEGLPFLEAIRQMRLENGYRNTFFIHVALVPTLRTTGEQKTKPIQHSVQELRRIGIQPDMIVARCEKPLSDEARRKIALYGNVPEEYVISNHDVETIYEVPLILYRQRVPLLIAQRLELLYREPDISLWLDFVEKLKKADIKLRIAMMGKYTKLQDSYISIIEAIKHSSAHLGIKPVFHWIESSELENHDNYSVEELIGKVDCAVILPGFGKRGSMGKIKAIKYLRENNIPTLGICFGFQLMVVEFARNILNLHDADSSELNPLTPHPVIDLLPMQRNIDFLGGTMRLGSKPIRLIKGTKVFEAYGRDIVVERHRHRYGVNNKYVELLEKNGFIISGISSDEEIIEFMELKNHNFFIGTQAHPEFRSKPLEPSPIYMYFLKTTLSNKER
- a CDS encoding RsmB/NOP family class I SAM-dependent RNA methyltransferase; protein product: MNVEPATEGNGITYSKILKEIKIENINRDVNELARKYGYLPYIVQRYIDMIGFEETIELLDTFENYEYRPAILCNILRTKCDILIERLKMLGYSITTINWCSNGFLVTKDIKKPSLGSLHEYLKGFYYVYRDQASLIPPLVLHPKPGSKTLDMCAAPGGKSIHMLILMKDKGLLVANDVSKHRIRSLIANMFRMGFKSYMITLENGIRIPKKIERDFDYVLLDAPCSAEGAIMFDKSRKMKTTQENLAKLVFREIMLLKSAINLTKPGGRIVYTTCSIAPEENEYVITKVIDVMKDKVIIEEANIGIGSDGINWYRGMKFYDDVRKCIRIWPHKHKMEGYFVCILRKNT